Part of the Desulfurispira natronophila genome, CTATCATCCGGGTATCCCAGGCAATAGTAGGAGGACTGATAGTTGTCTTTTTGGTGGTGATGGGACTGATGCTGCACCGGATGGTCATCAGTAAAATGAATAACCTGTGTAGCATGGTGGAGGATATATCTACTGGTAATGGCGACCTGACCAAGCGTTTGGAGGTGACCAGCCGCGATGAGATTGGTGTACTCTCCCAGCATTTTAATGTCTTTGTGGACAAGATTCACGATATTGTCTTTGATGTCAAGACCAGCGCCTATAGCGTGGCTTCCGGAACCGCCCAGCTTTCGGCCACGACGGAGCAGTTTTCCGCAACCTTCAACGAGCAGGCAGCTCAGGTGTCTGGTGTAGCCAGTGCGCTGGAGGAAATGGACGCCTCTTCTCTGGAGGTCAAGAATAACGTTGAGTTAAGCCAGGATAAGTCTCGCCATGCCATGAGCCAAACTCGCCAGGGCCAGGACATGCTGGCGTCAGCCGTTGCATCTATTGGAGCTATTCAACAGCAGACTGATCGATTGTCCACGGATATTCAGAGCTTGACTGAAATGACAGGCGAAATTACCCAGGTGCTGGAAGTAATCAATGATATTTCTGAGCAGACCAATCTGCTGGCCCTCAACGCTGCCATAGAGGCTGCCCGGGCCGGAGATGCCGGGCGGGGGTTTGCCGTGGTGGCGGATGAGGTTCGCAAGCTTGCAGAAAAAACTCAGGAGTCGGTGGGTGACATCGAGCAGATCATTAACAACGTCAAGCAGCAAGCCAACAGTATTTCCAGCGGCATGAAATCAACTGAGAGTAAAGTCCTGGAAGGTTCACAGGCCATGGAGCGCACCGATGAAACCTTTGTGCACATTGTCAGCGCCGTCGAGGATATTGTGGAGTCCAACGAAGCTATTGCCTCTGCCGTTGAACAACAGTATCAAGCCATTCGGGATATAAGCTCCAATGTGCAGATGATTGCCTCCGGTGTCGAGGAGAGCTCCTCCGTCGTCAGTGAAGTCGCTCACACCGTTACCGACCTGCAGACCCAGGCTGAGTCGCTGCAGTTGTTGACCGATCGATTCGTCATCAATGAAAAGCAGGTAGACCAGCAGCTACTGTTGTCACGTCAACAGTAAAAAGTTGCATAGAGCTGAGCTATAGTTATGTGAGCGAGGTTGAAAGCTGCAGGTTTACAATGAATTGCGAACGTTCTGGAAAAAGACGGCCATCTTTCATGGCTTTCGCAGCTTATCCGCCTGTAGCAAGCAGGATTGCGACGACCCTGACGGCATGCTTCGCGCCCGCTTGGTAAAAGTACTCAGCCATGGCAACTACTCTTTGTATGAGCCTCATGGGATGCTGCCGGAGAATAAGGAGTATTTTCGCAAGATTCTGCGGGACTTTATGACCAACAACCGCTTTAACCCGAAGCTGTTCCTGGATGTGGAGGTGACGACATGACTCCCAACTCCCCATTAACCTTGGCTCTCTGCTCCACCATCGCACCATTGAAAACGAGCGGAACACAAGGTGGGCTGGAACCCGGAAGCTGTGCTGCACAGCATGTGCTTTCGCCAATGATTTTTACCATCTGGGTTGGGGTTGTACTATCAATAACCAGAAGGAGGTATAACTGTGCCAACTTGCTGGATAATTGCCGGGCCAAATGGTTCGGGTAAAACCACCTTTGCGATGGGTTATCTGCCAAAAGTAGCGGGTTGTAGAAACTTTATTAACGCCGACTTGATTGCTGCTGGGCTATCCCCCTTGGCACCGGAAAAGGAGCTTTTTGCGGCTAGCAAAATTTTTCTGCAAGAGATAGAGGAG contains:
- a CDS encoding methyl-accepting chemotaxis protein codes for the protein MQSLTLGRKILGSILAIGLLAMGGTFWYLERLGSQVEESVLADRSNFLQQSLQEQLTTKDDVGLTNALTIASSRDVVQALTTGDRQLAIDAMEGITGNLRDYSHYQNMRVHIHTADAKAFLRSWNPDHYGGDLQDFRHTINEVRRTQQPVVAFEVGRAGMTHRALAPVFDGGDYVGSLEIIQGMNSVAEALAENNRHMMMFMDADLLDIGTYMQSNPRVGELVLAQAEYNSDFMDDFERLGGESLIGSEYKSGRQFFFTHAPVLDYQGNVVGHFVVGEPLRAVMAAVDASQAIIRVSQAIVGGLIVVFLVVMGLMLHRMVISKMNNLCSMVEDISTGNGDLTKRLEVTSRDEIGVLSQHFNVFVDKIHDIVFDVKTSAYSVASGTAQLSATTEQFSATFNEQAAQVSGVASALEEMDASSLEVKNNVELSQDKSRHAMSQTRQGQDMLASAVASIGAIQQQTDRLSTDIQSLTEMTGEITQVLEVINDISEQTNLLALNAAIEAARAGDAGRGFAVVADEVRKLAEKTQESVGDIEQIINNVKQQANSISSGMKSTESKVLEGSQAMERTDETFVHIVSAVEDIVESNEAIASAVEQQYQAIRDISSNVQMIASGVEESSSVVSEVAHTVTDLQTQAESLQLLTDRFVINEKQVDQQLLLSRQQ